A window of Psychrobium sp. MM17-31 genomic DNA:
TAAGTACTTGCTTGTATGGCGCCTTGCCATTCATAGCTACAGAAGTCATTAGTGATGATTGGAACCAACCGCGGTGTTGGTCACTACCTTCAAGGTATAAATCAGCAGGGCCAGATAACTCTTCGCGTGCGTCAACCACACAAGCGTGAGTTACACCAGAGTCAAACCATACGTCTAAGGTATCAGTCACCTTAACGTATTGCTCGCCGCCTTCGCCTAGGAACTCGCTTGGCTCGATATCAAACCACGCTTGAATACCCTCTTTTTCAATTAGCTGAGCAACTTGCTCTAATAGCTCAGAGGTATTCGGATGCAGTTCGTTCGTATCTTTATTGATAAATACAGTTAGTGGTACACCCCAAGTACGCTGACGTGATACACACCAGTCTGGACGACCTTCAACCATGTTTTCGATACGTTGTTGGCCCCAATCAGGGATCCATTGTGTCTTTTCAATTTCGCCCATTGCTTGGCTGCGCAAACCATTTTTGTCCATGCTAATAAACCACTGCGGCGTAGCACGGAAGATGATCGGCGTTTTGTGTCTCCAACAATGCGGGTAGCTGTGAACTAGCGGCTGATGATTAAGTAGCGCGCCCTTTTCAGTTAACACTTCAACGATAGCATCGTTAGCTTTAAAGACGTGTTGACCTTCAAACAACGGTGTACCTTCTAAATACACACCATTTGCGCCTACTGGGTTAGCTACTTCGATATCGTATTTGTTACCAACCACGTAATCTTCTTGACCGTGGCCAGGTGCGGTGTGAACGATACCCGTACCAGAATCAGTAGTAACGTGGTCGCCTAAAATTACTGGCACATCGAAATCGTAGAATGGGTGGTTAAAGCGTACTAATTCAAGCGCACTACCAGCACACTCGCCAAGTACACTGTAGTTTTCAACACCGTAACGCTCCATCGCGCTATCCATTAACTCACGAGCCAAGATCAGACGCTCTTTGGCGCCATCTTTCTCTAGCTGAATTAATACATATTCAACACTCTCATGCATTGACAACGCGCGGTTAGCAGGCAATGTCCAAGGAGTTGTTGTCCAGATAACTGTAGAAATAGTACCTTCGCCACCGTTTGCTGCGTCGATGCCCATTTTCTCTAGAATTTGTGCTTCATCTACCGCGTTAAAACGCACGTCGATTGCTGGTGATTTTTTGTCTTCGTATTCAACTTCCGCTTCGGCTAGTGACGAACCACAATCTAAACACCAGTGAACTGGCTTAGCGCCTTGCTGCAGGTGACCATTGTCGATGATCTTACCCATAGAGCGTACGATGTTAGCTTCGAAATCAAAGTTCATCGTTTGATAAGGATTTTGCCAATCACCTAACACACCTAAACGGATAAAGTCTTTGCGTTGACCATCAACTTGACGCTGTGCGTAAGCACGACATTTCTTACGAAATTCAGCTTCAGAGATCTTTTGACCCGGCTTACCGTGTTTTTTCTCTACTTGTAGTTCAATTGGCAGACCGTGACAATCCCAACCAGGAATGTATGGCGCATCATAGCCAGCGATAGTTTTTGACTTAATAATGAAGTCTTTAAGAATTTTATTTACTGAGTGACCAATGTGAATATCACCGTTGGCGTATGGAGGGCCATCATGTAAAACAAAGCTCTTGCGCCCTTTGCGAGCCGCACGAATTTTGCCGTAAAGATCCGCTTTGTCCCATGCTTTAAGCATCATTGGCTCGCGGTTTGCCAAGTTAGCCTTCATAGAAAATGAAGTTTTTGGCAGGTTTAAGGTCTTTTTGTAATCACTCATTATTACTCACGCCTATAACAGGTCAATAAATTATAAAATTATACGGTCACTACTCGCCAAAATACGCTTTGGCCGCAATAACATCTCTTTCAATTTGCTGCTTAAGCAAATCAAAAGATTCGAATTTTTTCTCATCTCGAATTTTAGTCAAAACTCGCGTATCTAGGCATTTGCCATAAATATCGCCACTAAACTCGAATAAATGTATTTCTAGTTGAATGCGATGTCCATTCACTGTCGGTCGTTTACCAATATTGGCCACGCCTTGATAAGTGCAGTCATCAAGCGTTACTTCAACGGCAAATACGCCCTGTACTGGTGATACTTTGCGATCGAGTGCGATATTAGCCGTTGGAAAACCAATAGTTCGGCCTTTTTTATCGCCATGACGTACGCGGCCACTAATCACAAATGGATGTCCGAGCATGGCTTCAGCGGCTTCAACATCACCACTTTTTAGCTTTTCACGAATCAAGGTGCTGCTAACCCGATGATTAGACACTTTCAAACTTTGAGTGCTGACCACTTCAAAACCGTGCTTTTTGCCAGCGGCAACTAGCATCTCAAAGTCACCTTGGCGCTTGTAGCCAAAGCGGAAGTCATCACCGACGACTAAAAACTTAACACCGAGTTTTTTTACTAGCAGTTGCTCGATGAAATCATTAGCACTCATCGCCGAGAATTTACTATCAAAACGCACACAAAGTAAGCGCTGGATGTCATATTGCGCTAACAAGCTCAATTTATCACGTAAACGAGAAAGTCTTGCTGGCGCTTCATTGCCATTAAACAGCTCTTGTGGCTGCGGCTCAAACGTCATCACCGTACTGGGCAGAGATAATGCTTTTGCTTGTTGTTTC
This region includes:
- the ribF gene encoding bifunctional riboflavin kinase/FAD synthetase produces the protein MQLIRGIHNIDTQTSGCVLTIGNFDGVHLGHQEVLNGLKQQAKALSLPSTVMTFEPQPQELFNGNEAPARLSRLRDKLSLLAQYDIQRLLCVRFDSKFSAMSANDFIEQLLVKKLGVKFLVVGDDFRFGYKRQGDFEMLVAAGKKHGFEVVSTQSLKVSNHRVSSTLIREKLKSGDVEAAEAMLGHPFVISGRVRHGDKKGRTIGFPTANIALDRKVSPVQGVFAVEVTLDDCTYQGVANIGKRPTVNGHRIQLEIHLFEFSGDIYGKCLDTRVLTKIRDEKKFESFDLLKQQIERDVIAAKAYFGE
- the ileS gene encoding isoleucine--tRNA ligase encodes the protein MSDYKKTLNLPKTSFSMKANLANREPMMLKAWDKADLYGKIRAARKGRKSFVLHDGPPYANGDIHIGHSVNKILKDFIIKSKTIAGYDAPYIPGWDCHGLPIELQVEKKHGKPGQKISEAEFRKKCRAYAQRQVDGQRKDFIRLGVLGDWQNPYQTMNFDFEANIVRSMGKIIDNGHLQQGAKPVHWCLDCGSSLAEAEVEYEDKKSPAIDVRFNAVDEAQILEKMGIDAANGGEGTISTVIWTTTPWTLPANRALSMHESVEYVLIQLEKDGAKERLILARELMDSAMERYGVENYSVLGECAGSALELVRFNHPFYDFDVPVILGDHVTTDSGTGIVHTAPGHGQEDYVVGNKYDIEVANPVGANGVYLEGTPLFEGQHVFKANDAIVEVLTEKGALLNHQPLVHSYPHCWRHKTPIIFRATPQWFISMDKNGLRSQAMGEIEKTQWIPDWGQQRIENMVEGRPDWCVSRQRTWGVPLTVFINKDTNELHPNTSELLEQVAQLIEKEGIQAWFDIEPSEFLGEGGEQYVKVTDTLDVWFDSGVTHACVVDAREELSGPADLYLEGSDQHRGWFQSSLMTSVAMNGKAPYKQVLTHGFTVDGEGKKMSKSLGNVMSPQQVVNRLGADILRLWVASANYTAEMTVSDEILDRSADAYRRIRNTARFLLSNLNGFDGKDDIVANEDLVALDRYIVGRAHQVQQEIVEAYENYQFHTVVQKLTHFCSIELGSFYLDIIKDRQYTAKADGLPRRSCQTAMYHIAQALVRWIAPILSFTADEIWKALPNNEEEFVFTAEWYEGLTALNDNEEFNGEFWNQIQEVRDAVNKAMEQARRDEVIGGSLAANVTLYVSDELAANLNKIASELRFVLITSNVTIETGTAADNAVETEVEGLKVLVEASSGEKCDRCWHHREEVGQSEEHPLLCGRCITNVDGEGEERTYA